In Setaria italica strain Yugu1 chromosome IX, Setaria_italica_v2.0, whole genome shotgun sequence, the genomic stretch GTCTAATAATTTTCTCTATTCTTGATTTTCAGTAATTCAATAGACTTTAATCCGTCACGTTTGAATATTGTGACAAAATAACGTCAAACATCATGTTTTCTGAATTCTTGGAGAAGATTATCATGGAGCCACTGGTGATGACAGGGTGGTAATGCTGTTCTGAAGCTTAATCTGAAACGTTGCACAAGTGAAGCAGATATGTGAGCTGGTGGAAGTCTGAAGGTTCTCAGTGAAACAAACTAGATATGTTTTGACTTGTAGGCTGGTGAGCGATTGCTTAACTTCTTGGTATCATGGCGCTGAACAGTTTGAACCCAGTTTCACATATCCGTGGTCGCTGAATATCGCCGCAGCATTGTTACATTTGGGGTAGTGTCCCTCTGCCGTCAGGTTTGGAGCATCTGGCTGTGTAGCTAGCCAGGAGAAGAAAAATGAGAGAACGGAGGAGTGGGTGAGGATAAAGTTGAAGAGGTTCTGGTGATTAGATTGAGACCCAATGGTTGGGAAAAATAGATGTATGCTAAGCGAAACCTAAGTTACCTTTATGCGATGAGGTAGCAAATTAAGGTGAAAAAGTAGAGGTAGCGGATGCTGTTTATTACCTCTGATCTTTTTTACGTATCACATTAagtttatcctaagtcaaatttATACCAAATTAACTGAAAAAGTAGAGGTAGCAGATGTTGTTTATTACCTCTGGTCTTTTATACGTATCACATTaagtttgtcctaagtcaaatttgtaccactttgaccaagtttatatttttaaaatccAACAACATCTACGATGCCAAAATTATTTCATTGAATCTACAatggaatatattttgatagtgcATATGTTTGGTAGTAtagttgttgtatttttctataaacttgatgAAAGTTGGAcatgtttgacttaggacaaaactaacGTGACACGTAAAAACCCGGAGGGAGTAGTAGAAAATTCGGAAAATACATGGATGCCAAATAAGCGTCTCTCACTTCCCAAGCTGCTTATCAAGATTCTCCACATCAAACAGGAACCTAGCAAACGAGGCCCGCGACGAACCGCCGTCCTCCAGCGCCGCTACTGCTTCTTTCTTGCGCGCCACCGCCCGAGCCCTGATCACCCTGCCCTCGTCGGACTCCATCACCAGCCCCACCTTCGTCTCCACCTCTTCGGTCCTGACGAAGCCCACCCTGTACCCCTCCATCTCCACCCCGACGCCCATGTCCTCGGTTATGAACACCTTGTTCATCAGCTGCTCTGCGTAGAGCGGCCAGCACAGCATTGGCACCCCTTCTTTAATGGCCTCCAgcgtcgagttccacccgcagtgcgtcacGAAAGCTCCCGTTGCCGGGTGCCGGAGCACCTCCACCTGCGGCGCCCAAGACCTGAAGATGAGGCCCCGGCCCTTGGTCCGCTCCAAGAACCCCTCCGGAAGGAACGCGTCAAGACTCTccgggtcgccggcgccggccggcgtccGCACAGACCACAAGAACCGGTGCCCAGATCTGTCCAAGCCGCCGGCGATCTCCCGTAGCTGTTCCGGTGGGTGCGTGCCTCTGCTGCCGAAGCAGAGGAACACGACGCTGCCCTCCGGCTGCGCGTCGAGCCACGCGAGGCACTCGTGCCTCTCGGCCCCGGCTCTGCCTTGATCCGCTGAGCcggtgccgtcgccgccgaccagCGGGCCGACGCAGTAGATCGGTGGCAGCGCCCGGCCGGGGACGCACCGGGGATCCCTCAGCGCCCGCACGGCCGCGCTCTCCAGCGACTCGAACGTGTTGACaaggacgccggcggcgtccgTGTTGCGCGTCCAGACGTCCACCATGGTTTTGCAGAGCTCGTCCTCCGGGTGCTCGAGCAGCTCCCTGACGAGATGCGACGCCGGGAACGGCGGGACGCCGAGGAACTCGAGGGGCGCGTCGCCGAGCTCCTTCAGCCCCGCCGGCCTACCGGCAAGCAGCGCCGGCATCTGGGCCACGACGGccagggtggcggcggccgaggcgaagaaC encodes the following:
- the LOC101781738 gene encoding anthocyanidin 5,3-O-glucosyltransferase; this translates as MDKKAAMPMKQQTVVLYPSPGVGHIVPMVHLAKVFLAHGFDVAMVIAKPPAGSPDFRIVDVGDLAASNPAITFHVLPPVPDADLAVPGKPPFLLTLQVLRRYDGELERFLRSIPRRRLHSLVTGMFSTSAVDVGARIGVPVYAFFASAAATLAVVAQMPALLAGRPAGLKELGDAPLEFLGVPPFPASHLVRELLEHPEDELCKTMVDVWTRNTDAAGVLVNTFESLESAAVRALRDPRCVPGRALPPIYCVGPLVGGDGTGSADQGRAGAERHECLAWLDAQPEGSVVFLCFGSRGTHPPEQLREIAGGLDRSGHRFLWSVRTPAGAGDPESLDAFLPEGFLERTKGRGLIFRSWAPQVEVLRHPATGAFVTHCGWNSTLEAIKEGVPMLCWPLYAEQLMNKVFITEDMGVGVEMEGYRVGFVRTEEVETKVGLVMESDEGRVIRARAVARKKEAVAALEDGGSSRASFARFLFDVENLDKQLGK